In Alphaproteobacteria bacterium, the genomic stretch AGCAAGGTGGGTAAACAATTTCAGCCGCTCGATCAACTTGGCTGCAGCCGGGCGCCCGCCTTTCAGATCGGCGAGCAAGATCGCCCCGGTGCCGCGCGGCAAATATTTTGCAACGCGTTCTTTTTCCGGGCTATCCGGCAGCCCGGCATATTTCACTGAAGCAATAGCAGGATGTTTCTGTAAATATAAGGCTACCTTCATGGCGTTGCTCACATGCCTGTCCATACGCAACGGCAAGGTTTCGATGCCCGTGATAGTCAGGAAAGCATTCATGGGCGCAAGCGCCGGGCCTTGCACGGTCAGGTTCTGGCGCAGCAAAACCGCCAGCGCCTTCTTGCCATAGGTATCGATAAGCGGCGGCGTTCCTTTTCTCGGATGCGGTTTGCCGAGCGCCGGAAAGCGATCATCCTTTGCCCAATCGAAATGACCGCTATCGATGATAATGCCGCCGATGGAATTACCATGGCCATTCAGATATTTTGTACAGGAATGGATGACAATATCGGCCCCGTGCTTGAAGGGTTGGCACAGGTAGGGGGAAGCCATCGTGTTATCGACGATGAACGGAATATGATGCTGCTTCGCGAGTTTCGCGATCCCTTCAAAATCCGCCACAAGATTATCCGGGTTCGAAAGTGATTCCAGGAATATAGCTTTTGTTTTCGGCGAAATTTGCGCGGCGAAGCTGGCGGCATCGGCCGGGTTCGCCCATTTTACCTTAATGCCGTATTTCGTGAAAATTCCCGTGAACAGGGCATAGGAACCGCCAAACACGTTGGGCACCGCGATAAGCTCGTCGCCCGGCCCCAGCAGCGCATCAATGATCAACATGGTCGCGGACTGGCCCGAAGCCACAGCCACGGCGGCAAGCCCGCCCTCCAGCGCCGTTATGCGCTCTTCCAGAACCCGCGTGGTCGGATTCCCGCAGCGGGTGTAGTTGAACCCTTCCAAATCAGCCCAGGCAAAAAGCGCCGTCGCCTTATCGAGGTTTTCAATGGCGTATGATGCTGT encodes the following:
- a CDS encoding aminotransferase class I/II-fold pyridoxal phosphate-dependent enzyme, which encodes MAKKTEAPGFSTLAIHAGARPDPVTGAAVTPVYQTASYAIENLDKATALFAWADLEGFNYTRCGNPTTRVLEERITALEGGLAAVAVASGQSATMLIIDALLGPGDELIAVPNVFGGSYALFTGIFTKYGIKVKWANPADAASFAAQISPKTKAIFLESLSNPDNLVADFEGIAKLAKQHHIPFIVDNTMASPYLCQPFKHGADIVIHSCTKYLNGHGNSIGGIIIDSGHFDWAKDDRFPALGKPHPRKGTPPLIDTYGKKALAVLLRQNLTVQGPALAPMNAFLTITGIETLPLRMDRHVSNAMKVALYLQKHPAIASVKYAGLPDSPEKERVAKYLPRGTGAILLADLKGGRPAAAKLIERLKLFTHLANIGETRSLIVYPDTTTHRQLNEQEKALVSVGPGTLRLSIGLEDADDILTDLAQALDFLSDVGAA